One Aphidius gifuensis isolate YNYX2018 linkage group LG3, ASM1490517v1, whole genome shotgun sequence DNA window includes the following coding sequences:
- the LOC122852484 gene encoding terminal nucleotidyltransferase 5C isoform X1, producing MEKKESNVEKVISELTDQCQKININTKNIFKNENEEDAVSPMMEKLEEPVAVIQLMQCGSLEIGEERQRRVSMMESLCQVNGTKPPTINNNSTNIINNHDNNNKDENNNINNTTKNNNNIINDNNSNNENELNNNKNNSVTIKSNVNSGIGGSGGGGGGGGGVNNSSKCHNDPDCPNDPQQRLAVLSFEQVRRLNDVMNEIVSIHGRGNFPTIEVRLRDLVTIVRSKLEEDPSNGGAGMRVKDIRLNGGAASHVLATESQPYNDLDLIFAVELGGSGRNYDKVKAAVLGSLFDLLPEGVSRKRITTCSLKEAYVSKMVKVNNDGDRWSLISLGNSRGYRNVELKFVDTMRRQFEFSVDSFQIVLDSLLLFYECSKLPINENFYPTVVGESVYGDFQEALYHLHKKLISTRHPEEIRGGGLLKYCNLLVKMYKPSQPDYIKFLERYMCSRFFIDFPDINQQQAKLENYLWNHFVGPDEESLKYQYLMLLHSVVEESTVCLMGHERRQTLSLIENLAFQVLCQEQQKLNNQQPQTGPPPTYVYTNGYPPNGGYYYTPVISTACYTCSCTSWMACSS from the coding sequence TGTGGCTCCCTGGAGATTGGCGAGGAACGCCAAAGACGAGTGTCTATGATGGAGTCCCTTTGCCAGGTCAATGGCACCAAGCCACCAACCATAAACAACAATTCTACCAATATAATTAACAaccatgataataataataaagatgaaaacaacaacatcaataatacaacaaaaaacaacaacaatattattaatgataataatagcaataatgaaaatgaattaaataataataaaaataatagtgttACTATAAAAAGTAATGTAAACAGTGGAATTGGTGGTAGTGGTGggggtggtggtggtggtggggGTGTTAACAATAGTAGCAAGTGTCACAATGATCCAGATTGTCCAAATGATCCACAACAAAGACTTGCAGTGTTAAGTTTTGAACAGGTGCGACGATTAAATGATGTAATGAATGAAATTGTTAGTATTCATGGTAGAGGTAATTTTCCAACAATTGAAGTACGTCTTAGAGATTTGGTAACAATTGTAAGAAGTAAATTAGAAGAAGATCCAAGTAATGGTGGTGCTGGTATGAGAGTTAAAGATATAAGATTAAATGGTGGTGCAGCATCACATGTATTGGCAACTGAATCACAACCATATAATGatttagatttaatatttgcTGTTGAACTTGGTGGTAGTGGACGTAATTATGATAAAGTTAAAGCAGCTGTATTGGgttcattatttgatttattaccAGAGGGTGTTAGTCGTAAACGTATAACAACATGCAGTCTTAAAGAAGCATATGTTAGTAAAATGGTTAAAGTTAATAATGATGGTGATAGATGGTCATTAATATCACTTGGTAATTCACGTGGTTATAgaaatgttgaattaaaatttgttgatacAATGAGACGACAATTTGAATTTTCAGTTGATTCATTTCAAATTGTActtgattcattattattattttatgaatgcagtaaattaccaattaatgaaaatttttatccaaCTGTTGTTGGTGAATCAGTATATGGTGATTTTCAAGAAGCATTATatcatttacataaaaaattaatatcaacaagACATCCAGAAGAAATACGTGGTGGTGGTTTacttaaatattgtaatttactTGTTAAAATGTATAAACCATCACAACcagattatataaaatttttagaacgTTATATGTGCTCaagatttttcattgattttcctgatattaatcaacaacaagctaaattggaaaattatttatggaaTCATTTTGTTGGTCCAGATGaagaatcattaaaatatcaatatttaatgttattacATAGTGTTGTTGAAGAATCAACAGTATGTTTAATGGGACATGAAAGAAGACaaacattatcattaattgaaaATCTTGCATTTCAAGTACTTTGTCaagaacaacaaaaattaaataatcaacaaccaCAAACTGGACCACCACCAACATATGTTTATACAAATGGTTATCCACCAAATGGTGGTTATTATTATACACCAGTTATATCAACAGCATGTTATACATGCTCATGTACATCATGGATGGCATGTTCATCGTGA
- the LOC122852484 gene encoding terminal nucleotidyltransferase 5C isoform X2, with the protein MMESLCQVNGTKPPTINNNSTNIINNHDNNNKDENNNINNTTKNNNNIINDNNSNNENELNNNKNNSVTIKSNVNSGIGGSGGGGGGGGGVNNSSKCHNDPDCPNDPQQRLAVLSFEQVRRLNDVMNEIVSIHGRGNFPTIEVRLRDLVTIVRSKLEEDPSNGGAGMRVKDIRLNGGAASHVLATESQPYNDLDLIFAVELGGSGRNYDKVKAAVLGSLFDLLPEGVSRKRITTCSLKEAYVSKMVKVNNDGDRWSLISLGNSRGYRNVELKFVDTMRRQFEFSVDSFQIVLDSLLLFYECSKLPINENFYPTVVGESVYGDFQEALYHLHKKLISTRHPEEIRGGGLLKYCNLLVKMYKPSQPDYIKFLERYMCSRFFIDFPDINQQQAKLENYLWNHFVGPDEESLKYQYLMLLHSVVEESTVCLMGHERRQTLSLIENLAFQVLCQEQQKLNNQQPQTGPPPTYVYTNGYPPNGGYYYTPVISTACYTCSCTSWMACSS; encoded by the coding sequence ATGATGGAGTCCCTTTGCCAGGTCAATGGCACCAAGCCACCAACCATAAACAACAATTCTACCAATATAATTAACAaccatgataataataataaagatgaaaacaacaacatcaataatacaacaaaaaacaacaacaatattattaatgataataatagcaataatgaaaatgaattaaataataataaaaataatagtgttACTATAAAAAGTAATGTAAACAGTGGAATTGGTGGTAGTGGTGggggtggtggtggtggtggggGTGTTAACAATAGTAGCAAGTGTCACAATGATCCAGATTGTCCAAATGATCCACAACAAAGACTTGCAGTGTTAAGTTTTGAACAGGTGCGACGATTAAATGATGTAATGAATGAAATTGTTAGTATTCATGGTAGAGGTAATTTTCCAACAATTGAAGTACGTCTTAGAGATTTGGTAACAATTGTAAGAAGTAAATTAGAAGAAGATCCAAGTAATGGTGGTGCTGGTATGAGAGTTAAAGATATAAGATTAAATGGTGGTGCAGCATCACATGTATTGGCAACTGAATCACAACCATATAATGatttagatttaatatttgcTGTTGAACTTGGTGGTAGTGGACGTAATTATGATAAAGTTAAAGCAGCTGTATTGGgttcattatttgatttattaccAGAGGGTGTTAGTCGTAAACGTATAACAACATGCAGTCTTAAAGAAGCATATGTTAGTAAAATGGTTAAAGTTAATAATGATGGTGATAGATGGTCATTAATATCACTTGGTAATTCACGTGGTTATAgaaatgttgaattaaaatttgttgatacAATGAGACGACAATTTGAATTTTCAGTTGATTCATTTCAAATTGTActtgattcattattattattttatgaatgcagtaaattaccaattaatgaaaatttttatccaaCTGTTGTTGGTGAATCAGTATATGGTGATTTTCAAGAAGCATTATatcatttacataaaaaattaatatcaacaagACATCCAGAAGAAATACGTGGTGGTGGTTTacttaaatattgtaatttactTGTTAAAATGTATAAACCATCACAACcagattatataaaatttttagaacgTTATATGTGCTCaagatttttcattgattttcctgatattaatcaacaacaagctaaattggaaaattatttatggaaTCATTTTGTTGGTCCAGATGaagaatcattaaaatatcaatatttaatgttattacATAGTGTTGTTGAAGAATCAACAGTATGTTTAATGGGACATGAAAGAAGACaaacattatcattaattgaaaATCTTGCATTTCAAGTACTTTGTCaagaacaacaaaaattaaataatcaacaaccaCAAACTGGACCACCACCAACATATGTTTATACAAATGGTTATCCACCAAATGGTGGTTATTATTATACACCAGTTATATCAACAGCATGTTATACATGCTCATGTACATCATGGATGGCATGTTCATCGTGA